A portion of the Cellulophaga algicola DSM 14237 genome contains these proteins:
- the asnB gene encoding asparagine synthase B — protein sequence MCGIVCAFDVKESTEDLRPQLLEMSKKIRHRGPDWSGIFANDKAILAHERLSIVDPASGKQPLFSKDNKLVLAANGEIYNHRELRKQFEGKYDFQTESDCEVILALYQEKGASFIDEMNGIFGFAIYDVEKDEYFIARDHMGIIPLYMGWDKNGTFYVASELKALEGVCTKIELFPPGHYMHSSDGELKQWYTRDWMEYDAVKDNETSIKEIKEALEAAVHRQLMSDVPYGVLLSGGLDSSVTSAIAKKYAQKRIESDDVADAWYPQLHSFSVGLEGSPDLAAARIVADHIKTIHHEIKFTIQEGLDAIKDVVYNLETYDVTTIRASTPMYLMARVIKSMGVKMVLSGEGADELFGGYLYFHKAPNAKEFHEETVRKLSKLHMYDCLRANKSLAAWGIEGRVPFLDKEFMDVAMRINPQDKMINGERMEKWVVRKAFEDMIPESVAWRQKEQFSDGVGYSWIDTLKEVVAEEVSDEQLANAKFRFPLQTPTSKEEFYYRSIFESHYPSDAAALCVPQEASVACSTKIALEWDEAFKNMNDPSGRAVANVHSDAYVKA from the coding sequence ATGTGTGGAATAGTATGTGCATTTGATGTAAAAGAGAGTACTGAGGATTTAAGACCACAGTTATTAGAAATGTCGAAAAAAATTAGACATAGAGGACCAGACTGGAGTGGAATATTTGCTAATGATAAAGCGATATTGGCTCACGAACGTTTGTCTATTGTAGATCCTGCTTCAGGAAAACAACCTTTGTTTAGTAAAGATAATAAATTAGTACTAGCTGCTAATGGTGAAATATATAACCACAGAGAATTAAGAAAACAGTTTGAAGGTAAATATGATTTCCAAACAGAATCTGACTGTGAGGTTATATTGGCTTTATACCAAGAAAAAGGAGCAAGTTTCATTGATGAAATGAACGGAATTTTTGGTTTCGCTATATATGATGTTGAAAAAGATGAGTATTTTATAGCTAGAGATCATATGGGGATCATTCCTTTATATATGGGATGGGATAAAAACGGAACGTTTTATGTTGCTTCAGAGTTAAAAGCATTAGAAGGCGTTTGTACTAAAATAGAGCTTTTTCCTCCGGGTCATTATATGCATAGTTCTGATGGAGAATTAAAGCAGTGGTACACGCGTGATTGGATGGAGTATGATGCGGTTAAGGATAACGAGACAAGCATAAAAGAAATTAAAGAAGCTTTAGAAGCTGCGGTACATAGACAATTAATGTCTGATGTTCCTTACGGTGTGTTACTTTCTGGAGGTTTAGATTCTTCTGTAACCTCTGCAATTGCTAAGAAATATGCTCAAAAAAGAATAGAGTCAGATGATGTTGCAGATGCTTGGTACCCGCAATTGCACTCTTTTTCTGTAGGACTAGAAGGTTCTCCAGATTTGGCAGCGGCACGTATAGTTGCAGATCATATAAAAACAATACATCATGAAATAAAATTCACAATTCAAGAAGGGTTGGATGCTATTAAAGATGTAGTGTATAACTTAGAAACCTATGATGTAACTACCATTAGAGCTTCAACTCCTATGTACTTAATGGCAAGGGTTATTAAGTCTATGGGTGTTAAAATGGTATTGTCAGGAGAAGGTGCAGATGAATTATTTGGGGGGTATTTATATTTCCATAAGGCACCTAATGCCAAAGAATTTCACGAAGAAACAGTTCGTAAGTTAAGTAAGCTTCATATGTATGATTGTTTGCGTGCCAACAAATCATTAGCAGCATGGGGAATAGAAGGGCGTGTGCCTTTCTTAGATAAGGAGTTTATGGATGTTGCCATGCGTATTAACCCTCAAGATAAAATGATCAACGGAGAGCGTATGGAGAAATGGGTTGTTCGTAAAGCTTTTGAAGATATGATTCCAGAAAGTGTTGCTTGGAGACAAAAAGAACAATTCTCTGATGGAGTAGGGTATAGTTGGATAGATACGTTAAAAGAAGTTGTAGCAGAAGAGGTGTCAGATGAACAGTTAGCAAATGCTAAATTCAGATTCCCATTACAGACGCCAACATCAAAAGAAGAATTTTATTACCGTTCAATTTTTGAATCACATTACCCTTCAGACGCAGCAGCACTTTGTGTGCCGCAAGAAGCATCTGTAGCGTGTAGTACAAAAATTGCATTAGAATGGGATGAGGCGTTTAAGAACATGAACGATCCATCTGGTAGAGCAGTAGCAAATGTGCATTCAGATGCGTATGTAAAAGCTTAA
- a CDS encoding DUF2911 domain-containing protein gives MKKILTLSAVIVCLVFTTTASAQKFSGLDKSPMDVAAYPTSYKVAEKIAKVSYSRPQLKGRSIAELAPAGAVWRTGANEAVEVTFYKDVTFGGSAVKAGTYSLFTIPGAKEWTVILNSKLNQWGAYSYDESADIVRVKGTVSSGSESLDAFSIAFKESDKSADLVIGWGTVRVAVPVATTM, from the coding sequence ATGAAAAAAATTCTTACCCTTTCAGCTGTAATAGTATGCTTAGTATTTACAACTACAGCAAGTGCTCAAAAATTTAGCGGTCTTGATAAGAGCCCTATGGATGTTGCTGCATATCCTACAAGTTACAAAGTAGCAGAAAAAATAGCAAAAGTTAGCTACAGTAGACCACAGTTAAAAGGTCGTTCTATTGCTGAACTAGCTCCTGCTGGAGCTGTTTGGAGAACTGGCGCTAATGAAGCTGTTGAAGTTACTTTCTACAAAGATGTAACTTTTGGCGGTTCTGCAGTAAAAGCGGGTACGTACTCTTTATTTACAATACCTGGTGCTAAAGAATGGACTGTAATCTTAAACAGTAAATTAAATCAATGGGGTGCTTATTCTTATGATGAAAGTGCTGATATTGTTCGTGTAAAAGGAACGGTTAGCAGTGGCTCTGAATCTTTAGATGCCTTTTCGATAGCTTTTAAAGAAAGTGACAAAAGTGCCGACTTAGTTATTGGATGGGGAACTGTTCGTGTTGCTGTACCAGTGGCTACAACTATGTAA
- a CDS encoding FUSC family protein yields MIKEFLKDILLFLKSSSFYKGVLQTVAVITPLIVFNSFGNIIYAIPIAIGVFLNIPGNIPGTLRRKIYSTLISIVLTMAVTLIISFAKQNFVVLICTIAVLSFFISLISAYGFRGSLIAFCGLLAIVLSLVNRTTEIDLWTYVGLIGIGGLWFLLVLCISHWIAPKKDEDQLLSETLHATGSYLKIRGKLLIEKDKREQLLIKILKLQTALNEKHEILRELLLSERKQIGRSHFDEKRVLIFISLIDILELALSNTLDYSKIDVLFKDRGVLKQFKILNTTMGNHLQVLSKIMLNKKKVQNKNELLEGLVVIEKTIQKYIQSVALPAGREGIIALRNLQGYQQQQVTKIRAIRRVMNNVTKDKISFKDKEASQFITTQDYSLQIIARHFTIKSPIFRHALRLMVAIITGFTFGTLIGIKNPYWIVLTLIVLMRPSYGLTKERAINRIIGTVIGALFAVAIIFITSNTTIYMVLAAISLIIAFSLLQQSYRSAAAFITINVIFVYALLEPNSLVVVKFRVLDTFIGAVLAVIANYTLWPSWEFMNLNPTLVNSIQKNKAYLAAVSKIYHTKEIKNLEYKVARKEAFLAISNLNAAFQRMTQDPKSKQKEMQLIYEFVTLNNTFLSSLASMGSFIQNHNTTASSDNFNAFIAHIENQLENAETNLSENKTAIIKEHIKIETAEEALKSSFTTLSNQRDQQIKEGQHKIDSEMRLQLQEAHLITNQLTWLKGLSEDIYRNSTKYTVLFGRKND; encoded by the coding sequence ATGATTAAGGAATTTTTAAAAGACATTCTATTATTTCTTAAAAGTTCCAGTTTTTATAAAGGAGTACTACAAACTGTGGCGGTTATTACTCCGCTTATTGTCTTCAATTCTTTTGGAAATATCATCTACGCTATTCCTATTGCTATTGGAGTATTTTTAAATATTCCAGGAAATATACCTGGCACTTTAAGACGAAAAATTTACAGCACATTAATTAGCATTGTGCTTACGATGGCTGTAACCCTAATTATTTCATTTGCCAAACAAAATTTTGTAGTACTAATTTGCACTATAGCTGTTCTATCTTTCTTTATTTCATTAATATCTGCCTATGGTTTCCGTGGCTCCCTAATAGCCTTCTGTGGCCTACTTGCTATTGTATTGAGCTTAGTAAACAGAACTACTGAAATTGATCTTTGGACGTACGTAGGACTTATAGGTATTGGCGGACTATGGTTTCTTCTCGTTTTATGTATATCTCATTGGATAGCACCAAAAAAGGACGAAGACCAATTACTATCAGAAACACTACACGCAACCGGAAGCTACTTAAAAATACGAGGAAAATTATTAATAGAAAAAGACAAAAGAGAGCAACTACTCATAAAAATTCTAAAGCTACAAACAGCACTTAATGAGAAACATGAGATTTTAAGAGAATTGCTACTAAGCGAAAGAAAACAAATTGGTAGGTCCCATTTTGATGAAAAAAGAGTTCTCATTTTCATATCGCTAATTGATATATTAGAATTAGCGCTTTCAAATACTTTAGATTATTCAAAAATAGATGTACTCTTTAAAGATCGCGGTGTTTTAAAACAATTTAAAATACTAAACACCACGATGGGCAACCACCTACAGGTGTTGTCTAAAATAATGCTAAATAAGAAAAAAGTTCAAAATAAAAATGAGCTTTTAGAAGGTCTTGTTGTAATAGAAAAAACGATTCAGAAATATATTCAATCTGTAGCATTACCTGCAGGTCGCGAAGGCATTATAGCCCTTAGAAATCTTCAAGGGTACCAACAGCAACAAGTAACAAAAATACGTGCTATTAGAAGGGTAATGAATAATGTTACCAAAGACAAAATATCATTTAAAGACAAAGAAGCCTCTCAATTCATAACAACACAAGATTATAGCCTTCAGATTATAGCACGGCATTTTACCATTAAATCACCCATATTTAGGCACGCCCTTAGACTTATGGTTGCTATCATTACTGGTTTTACTTTTGGAACACTTATAGGTATAAAAAACCCGTATTGGATTGTACTTACCTTAATTGTCTTAATGAGACCTAGCTATGGCCTAACTAAAGAAAGGGCTATAAACCGTATTATCGGAACTGTAATAGGCGCATTATTTGCTGTAGCCATAATTTTTATTACAAGCAACACGACCATTTATATGGTTCTCGCTGCTATATCGCTAATCATTGCATTCTCTTTACTACAACAAAGTTACCGCTCTGCTGCTGCCTTTATTACTATAAATGTAATATTCGTCTATGCATTATTAGAACCCAACAGCTTAGTTGTTGTTAAGTTTCGTGTGCTCGATACATTTATAGGCGCCGTTCTTGCAGTAATAGCGAATTACACATTATGGCCATCCTGGGAGTTTATGAATTTAAACCCTACCCTTGTAAATTCTATTCAAAAAAACAAAGCATATTTAGCTGCAGTTAGCAAAATTTACCACACCAAAGAAATTAAAAATTTAGAATATAAAGTGGCACGTAAAGAGGCTTTTCTAGCCATTAGCAACCTAAATGCAGCTTTTCAACGAATGACGCAGGATCCTAAATCTAAGCAAAAAGAAATGCAGCTTATTTATGAATTTGTTACCTTAAACAACACTTTCCTCTCTTCATTGGCGTCTATGGGTAGCTTTATCCAAAATCATAATACTACCGCTTCAAGTGATAATTTTAATGCTTTTATTGCGCATATAGAAAACCAGCTTGAAAATGCAGAAACTAATTTATCTGAAAATAAAACAGCTATTATTAAAGAACATATAAAAATTGAAACAGCAGAAGAAGCTCTAAAAAGCTCCTTCACTACGCTATCTAACCAAAGAGACCAGCAAATAAAAGAAGGTCAGCATAAAATAGATTCAGAAATGCGCCTACAATTACAAGAAGCACATTTAATTACTAATCAACTAACCTGGCTTAAAGGCTTATCTGAAGATATATACAGGAATAGCACAAAATATACGGTATTATTTGGCCGTAAAAATGATTAG
- a CDS encoding amidohydrolase, with amino-acid sequence MKHLYITFFTLLIISCTPSKKQVDLIVINANVYTVDDAFSTAEAFAVKDGKFVFVGANEEVQKLYEAKDKIDAKGKAIVPGLIDAHCHFYRLGENQQAVDLVATTSFTEVLDRVQDFQLKNKKEFIYGRGWDQNDWEIKEFPTKKEVDELYPDTPVAIERIDGHAYLVNQKALDLAGITKETVAVGGEIVKIDGELTGVLVDGPMGMIDAIIPKPSQKTMIAALKDAERISIANGLTTVNDAGLSREIIELIDSLQQVGEMKIRVYAMVANYPENLEYYLNKGILKTDRLNVRSVKVYGDGALGSRGAVMRTPYSDKANHFGAMVTPVDEIERLAYRIADTDYQMNTHAIGDSANIVVLRAYKNALKGKKDRRWKVEHAQIVSAPDFEYFEDGIIPSVQPTHATSDMYWAEDRVGAERMHGAYAFKTLLNKAGMVALGTDFPVEQVSPFLTFYAAVARKDFKGYPDGGFQINEALTREEALKGMTIWAAYSNFEEDEKGSIEIGKMADFVILDKDIMTIPEEETAKVIPQEVYISGEKMN; translated from the coding sequence ATGAAACATCTGTATATCACTTTTTTCACCCTGCTAATTATTAGCTGTACACCGTCTAAAAAACAAGTAGATTTAATTGTAATTAATGCAAATGTATATACCGTTGATGACGCTTTTTCTACAGCTGAAGCATTTGCAGTAAAGGACGGTAAGTTTGTTTTTGTAGGTGCTAATGAAGAAGTTCAAAAGTTATATGAAGCTAAGGATAAAATAGATGCTAAAGGAAAAGCAATTGTTCCGGGTTTGATAGATGCACATTGTCACTTTTATAGATTAGGAGAAAACCAACAAGCGGTGGACTTGGTTGCTACGACTAGTTTTACGGAAGTTTTAGATCGCGTTCAAGACTTTCAGTTAAAAAATAAAAAGGAGTTTATTTACGGTCGTGGTTGGGATCAAAATGATTGGGAAATAAAAGAATTCCCGACTAAAAAGGAAGTCGATGAATTGTATCCAGATACACCAGTGGCAATAGAGCGTATTGATGGTCATGCCTATTTAGTTAACCAGAAAGCACTTGACTTAGCAGGAATTACGAAGGAAACTGTTGCAGTAGGGGGTGAAATAGTAAAGATTGATGGCGAATTAACAGGTGTTTTAGTTGATGGCCCTATGGGGATGATTGATGCGATTATTCCAAAACCATCCCAAAAAACAATGATTGCTGCTTTGAAGGATGCCGAACGAATCTCCATAGCAAACGGACTTACAACGGTAAATGATGCAGGATTATCTAGAGAAATTATTGAGTTAATTGATAGCCTTCAGCAAGTGGGTGAAATGAAAATTAGGGTTTATGCCATGGTTGCCAATTATCCTGAGAATTTAGAATACTATTTAAATAAAGGGATTTTAAAAACGGATAGATTGAATGTTAGGTCTGTTAAAGTTTATGGCGATGGTGCCTTAGGTTCAAGAGGGGCGGTTATGAGAACACCTTATTCAGATAAGGCAAATCATTTTGGCGCTATGGTAACTCCAGTAGATGAAATAGAACGATTAGCGTATAGAATTGCAGATACGGACTATCAAATGAATACACATGCTATTGGCGATTCTGCAAACATTGTAGTTTTAAGAGCTTATAAAAATGCATTAAAAGGGAAAAAAGATAGACGCTGGAAAGTAGAGCATGCTCAAATAGTAAGTGCTCCAGATTTTGAATATTTTGAAGACGGAATTATCCCTTCTGTACAACCAACACATGCAACGAGTGATATGTATTGGGCAGAAGATAGGGTTGGAGCGGAACGTATGCATGGAGCATATGCTTTTAAGACGTTGTTGAATAAAGCGGGTATGGTGGCCTTGGGGACAGATTTCCCAGTAGAACAGGTGAGTCCGTTTTTAACTTTTTATGCAGCAGTAGCTCGTAAAGATTTTAAAGGTTATCCTGATGGAGGTTTTCAAATAAATGAAGCCTTAACAAGAGAAGAAGCGCTTAAGGGAATGACAATTTGGGCTGCATACAGTAATTTTGAAGAAGATGAAAAAGGAAGTATTGAGATAGGAAAGATGGCAGATTTTGTTATTTTAGATAAAGATATTATGACAATACCAGAGGAAGAAACAGCGAAAGTTATTCCGCAAGAAGTTTATATTTCTGGAGAGAAAATGAACTAA
- the mqo gene encoding malate dehydrogenase (quinone) — protein sequence MNTKNHYTLIGAGIMSATLGVLLKQLIPDAKISIYERLNAVGAESSDAWNNAGTGHSAFCELNYTPENEKGEIDISKALKISEQFEISKQFWAYLVKNNLVKANTPFINDIDHMSFVWGDANIDFLKKRHKALIQYPIFKAMKFSTDFNEISNWVPLMMQGRNGREKIAVTRMPIGTDVNFGAITRKMITYLEGCDGVTLHLGHQVEDIDLQKDGSWKIDVTDLHTDQEKTIDTNFVFIGAGGGALKLLEKSGIPEGEGFGGFPVSGQFLKCNNPAVTKLHEAKVYGKAEEGSPPMSVPHLDTRMLNGERSLLFGPYAGFSTKFLKNGSYFDLPLSIDAHNIFPLLAAGIKNISLTKYLIEQVVQSPEERFEALVKYYPEAKFEDWELITAGQRVQIIKKDKKEGGVLKFGTEIVSSADKTLAALLGASPGASTAVSIMLNVLEECFPEEMKTATWQSKLKEIFPSYGQSLIKNGALCMQIRAYTTGILKLEEN from the coding sequence ATGAACACAAAAAATCATTACACCTTAATCGGCGCAGGAATCATGAGCGCCACTTTAGGGGTACTTCTGAAACAGCTTATTCCTGACGCAAAAATTTCTATTTACGAAAGATTAAATGCTGTGGGTGCAGAAAGCTCTGATGCATGGAATAATGCGGGAACAGGACATTCTGCTTTTTGTGAATTGAATTATACGCCTGAAAATGAAAAAGGTGAAATTGACATTTCTAAAGCCTTAAAAATCAGCGAACAGTTTGAAATATCTAAACAATTCTGGGCTTATTTAGTAAAAAATAATCTCGTAAAAGCCAACACGCCATTCATAAATGATATTGATCATATGAGTTTTGTTTGGGGTGATGCGAATATTGATTTTCTAAAAAAACGACATAAAGCATTAATACAATACCCTATTTTTAAAGCGATGAAATTCAGTACTGATTTCAACGAAATTAGCAATTGGGTACCTTTAATGATGCAAGGTAGAAATGGTCGTGAGAAAATTGCTGTAACGAGAATGCCCATTGGCACCGATGTTAATTTTGGAGCTATTACCCGAAAAATGATAACGTATCTAGAAGGGTGTGATGGCGTAACATTACACTTAGGGCACCAAGTAGAAGATATTGATCTGCAAAAAGATGGCTCTTGGAAAATTGATGTAACCGATTTACATACCGACCAAGAAAAAACGATTGACACTAACTTTGTCTTTATAGGCGCTGGCGGGGGTGCATTAAAATTATTGGAAAAATCTGGAATCCCTGAAGGCGAAGGTTTTGGAGGTTTTCCTGTAAGCGGACAATTTTTAAAATGCAACAATCCAGCTGTTACTAAACTACACGAAGCTAAAGTATATGGCAAAGCAGAAGAAGGTTCTCCTCCAATGTCTGTACCCCATTTAGATACCCGAATGCTTAATGGGGAACGTTCTTTATTATTTGGACCGTATGCTGGGTTTTCAACAAAATTTTTAAAAAATGGATCTTATTTTGATCTACCCTTATCTATAGATGCACATAATATATTTCCATTATTAGCTGCAGGGATAAAAAATATTTCCTTAACAAAATACCTTATTGAACAAGTCGTGCAATCTCCAGAAGAGCGTTTTGAAGCTTTGGTTAAATATTATCCAGAAGCCAAATTTGAGGATTGGGAACTCATTACAGCAGGCCAACGCGTACAAATCATCAAAAAAGATAAAAAAGAAGGTGGTGTTTTAAAATTTGGAACTGAGATAGTAAGTAGTGCAGATAAAACGCTAGCAGCATTACTAGGTGCTTCTCCAGGTGCATCAACAGCAGTTTCCATTATGTTAAACGTATTGGAAGAATGTTTCCCAGAAGAAATGAAAACAGCAACATGGCAGTCTAAGCTTAAAGAAATATTTCCGAGCTACGGACAATCACTTATAAAAAACGGAGCATTATGTATGCAAATTAGAGCTTATACTACCGGAATATTAAAGCTAGAAGAAAATTAA
- a CDS encoding ABC-F family ATP-binding cassette domain-containing protein — protein MISVDNIAVEFSGDTLFSDVSFVINETDKIALMGKNGAGKSTMMKIIAGVQKATRGNIRYPKEAVIAYLPQHLLTEDNCTVFEEASKAFGIIFDMQNEMNRLNKELETRTDYESDEYMKLIQKVSDLGEKYYALEEINYEAEVEKALAGLGFKREDFHRQTSEFSGGWRMRIELTKILLQKPDLILLDEPTNHVDIESVIWLEDFLLNKAKAVVVISHDKTFIDNITNRTIEVTMGRIYDYKANYSHYLQLREDRRSHQIKAFQEQQRFIADNQAFIDRFKGTYSKTNQVTSRERMIEKLEIIEIDEIDNSSLRLRFPTAVRSGDYPVTVNALTKTYGEHVVFKDANMSISRGEKVSFVGRNGEGKSTMIKAIMGEIDFEGECQLGHNIKVGYFAQNQASLLDQTLTVFQTVDEVAHGDVRTQMKNILGRFMFGGEDIEKKVSVLSGGEKTRLAMVKLLLEPVNLLILDEPTNHLDLKSKDVLKEALLDFDGTLILVSHDRDFLQGLSQKVFEFKDKRVIEHFESIDAFLERNRIQSLKEIDLKN, from the coding sequence ATGATTTCGGTAGATAATATTGCAGTAGAATTTAGTGGTGATACGCTTTTTAGTGATGTTTCATTTGTGATAAATGAAACGGACAAAATTGCTTTGATGGGAAAAAATGGTGCTGGAAAATCTACCATGATGAAAATTATTGCTGGGGTGCAAAAAGCCACTCGTGGCAATATTCGCTACCCAAAAGAAGCGGTTATTGCCTACCTACCCCAACACCTGTTAACAGAAGACAATTGCACCGTTTTCGAGGAAGCTTCAAAAGCATTCGGAATAATTTTCGATATGCAGAACGAAATGAATCGTTTAAATAAAGAATTAGAGACTAGAACAGATTACGAGTCTGACGAGTATATGAAACTCATTCAGAAAGTATCTGATTTAGGTGAGAAATATTATGCTTTAGAAGAAATTAATTATGAAGCTGAAGTTGAAAAAGCATTAGCTGGACTAGGTTTTAAACGTGAAGATTTTCACCGCCAAACGAGCGAATTCAGTGGCGGATGGCGTATGCGAATTGAGTTAACTAAAATACTATTACAAAAACCAGATTTAATACTTTTAGACGAACCTACCAACCACGTGGATATAGAATCTGTCATATGGTTAGAAGATTTTCTTTTAAACAAAGCAAAAGCGGTTGTGGTTATATCTCACGATAAAACCTTTATTGATAACATTACCAATAGAACCATCGAGGTAACTATGGGGCGCATATATGATTATAAAGCAAACTATTCTCACTACCTACAATTGCGAGAAGACCGAAGAAGTCATCAAATAAAAGCATTTCAAGAGCAACAAAGATTTATTGCAGACAACCAAGCATTTATAGACCGTTTTAAAGGTACGTATTCTAAAACCAATCAAGTAACCTCACGGGAACGTATGATTGAAAAGCTAGAAATTATAGAGATTGATGAAATAGATAATTCTTCATTACGCCTAAGGTTCCCTACCGCTGTACGATCTGGTGATTACCCTGTTACCGTAAATGCATTAACAAAAACCTATGGGGAGCATGTAGTGTTTAAAGATGCAAACATGAGTATTTCTCGTGGCGAAAAAGTATCTTTTGTGGGTAGAAACGGTGAAGGGAAATCTACCATGATCAAAGCCATAATGGGAGAAATAGATTTTGAAGGAGAATGCCAGTTAGGACACAATATAAAAGTGGGCTATTTTGCTCAAAACCAAGCTTCTTTATTAGATCAGACTTTAACTGTTTTTCAAACTGTAGACGAAGTTGCCCATGGCGATGTTAGAACTCAAATGAAAAACATTTTAGGGAGATTTATGTTTGGCGGAGAAGATATTGAAAAGAAAGTGAGCGTACTTTCTGGAGGAGAGAAAACAAGGTTAGCTATGGTAAAATTACTATTAGAGCCCGTAAATTTATTGATTCTAGATGAACCTACGAACCACTTAGATTTAAAATCTAAAGATGTCTTAAAAGAAGCCCTACTAGATTTTGACGGCACTCTAATTCTAGTATCTCACGATCGTGATTTTTTACAAGGACTTTCTCAGAAAGTATTTGAATTTAAAGACAAACGTGTTATTGAACATTTTGAAAGTATTGATGCTTTCTTAGAGCGCAATAGAATTCAAAGTTTAAAAGAGATTGATTTAAAAAATTAA
- a CDS encoding YkgJ family cysteine cluster protein: MSIIKKVRAVDVLYAGLDKEIASFQEETSLHCKAGCGKCCTHAEVDASPLEFLPWAYHLFLNGLASKTLDDLTLKSSAICHIYQPLSLVDKDNGKGKCSDYVYRGLICRLFGYGANRNKFGEMRLATCKIIKEEQAANFEEAQIALSKGLYVPVFTDYYMKLSQIDFHLGNQIVPINTALKLAIEEVLQYYAYRPFPRGFKNCA, encoded by the coding sequence ATGTCTATAATTAAGAAAGTTAGAGCGGTTGATGTTTTGTATGCTGGTCTAGATAAGGAGATTGCTTCTTTTCAAGAGGAAACTTCATTGCATTGTAAAGCAGGTTGCGGAAAATGCTGTACCCATGCAGAAGTAGATGCGTCTCCTTTAGAATTTCTTCCTTGGGCATACCATTTGTTTTTAAATGGATTGGCTTCTAAAACTTTAGATGATTTAACTCTTAAATCAAGCGCTATTTGTCATATTTATCAGCCTCTTTCTCTTGTAGATAAAGATAATGGCAAAGGAAAGTGCAGTGATTATGTCTACAGAGGATTAATTTGTAGATTATTTGGGTATGGTGCTAACCGAAATAAATTTGGAGAAATGCGTCTGGCTACTTGTAAAATAATTAAAGAGGAACAAGCTGCTAATTTTGAGGAAGCACAAATAGCTTTAAGTAAAGGATTGTATGTACCTGTTTTTACTGATTACTATATGAAGCTTTCGCAAATAGATTTCCATTTAGGCAATCAAATTGTACCGATAAATACTGCTTTAAAATTGGCGATAGAAGAAGTGTTACAATATTATGCCTACCGCCCTTTTCCAAGAGGTTTTAAAAATTGTGCTTAA